The Lysinibacillus pakistanensis genome includes a window with the following:
- the isdE gene encoding heme ABC transporter substrate-binding protein IsdE yields the protein MQKKLKWLLLMAALMSLLLLVVGCNDSSNQENKGDSSEKEQVSAEATEKDEQRIIAGTVVIAEIMDRLELDAIAVPETEKKLAKRFDGLPTIGNAMEPDMEIVKSLNPTDVLSVSTLEYDLQDKFKQLNIPVNFLNFQSVDAMLSEVQKLGGRYKREAQAEELVKELQKNIEAVQNVAGNKEGPRVLILLGIPGSYLVATENSYAGDLVKRAGGINVMEGQDAEYLASNTEYLHNSNPDIILRLSHGMPDEVVKMFDEEFKTNDIWKHFKAVKNGKVYDLEEELFGTTASLQVPQALGQLMEIFYRE from the coding sequence ATGCAAAAGAAACTGAAATGGTTGCTGTTAATGGCAGCTTTGATGTCATTGTTATTACTAGTTGTTGGCTGTAATGATAGCAGTAATCAAGAAAATAAGGGAGATTCGAGTGAAAAAGAGCAAGTTTCTGCAGAGGCTACTGAGAAGGATGAACAGCGTATCATCGCTGGTACTGTTGTTATTGCAGAAATTATGGATAGGCTTGAGTTGGACGCTATAGCAGTACCAGAAACGGAGAAGAAATTAGCAAAACGTTTTGATGGACTACCAACTATCGGTAATGCGATGGAACCGGATATGGAAATTGTGAAATCATTAAACCCAACAGATGTGTTATCGGTATCTACGTTAGAGTATGATTTACAAGATAAATTCAAGCAATTAAATATTCCAGTCAACTTTTTAAACTTTCAAAGTGTAGATGCGATGCTTTCTGAGGTTCAAAAACTTGGAGGACGCTATAAACGCGAGGCACAAGCTGAAGAATTAGTGAAGGAACTCCAGAAAAATATTGAGGCTGTTCAAAATGTAGCTGGCAATAAAGAGGGACCTCGCGTCCTCATTTTACTTGGAATTCCAGGTAGTTATTTAGTGGCAACAGAAAATTCTTATGCGGGCGATCTGGTGAAACGTGCTGGTGGTATTAATGTGATGGAAGGACAGGACGCTGAATACTTAGCATCAAATACTGAGTATCTCCATAATAGTAATCCTGACATTATTTTACGTTTATCTCACGGCATGCCTGACGAAGTAGTAAAAATGTTTGATGAGGAATTTAAAACAAATGATATTTGGAAGCATTTTAAAGCGGTTAAAAATGGCAAGGTTTATGATTTAGAGGAGGAATTATTTGGCACTACAGCCTCCTTACAAGTACCACAAGCTTTAGGACAACTGATGGAAATTTTCTATCGAGAATAG
- a CDS encoding NAD-dependent epimerase/dehydratase family protein, translating into MNVLVTGGYGFIGSAVARRFYDEGANIYIIDNLSTGHLRNVEFEHKSYLLNVEDEVCEHFFKEIAFDVVVHCAAQTSVQKSMQEPVKDILTNIIGLSQMLFLSSKYKVKHFVFASSAAVYGDSHYPPLEETDISEPISMYGLNKSIGETYCEKWQKDYGLPTLIYRFANVFGPRQYMQGEAAVIPSMLKSSMEGKPFTIYGDGEQTRDFVYVDDIADVIYAGVQAKLQGIYNVSTNEAWSIHQVILLLQHLNHPLEIQYAPAREGDIEHSFLNNEKLANAIGWKPKISFAEGIERTLQALQNEKIVEI; encoded by the coding sequence ATGAATGTGTTAGTGACGGGTGGCTATGGTTTTATCGGTAGTGCTGTGGCGAGGCGATTTTATGATGAAGGTGCAAATATATATATCATTGATAATTTAAGCACTGGTCATTTACGCAATGTCGAATTTGAACATAAATCCTACCTTTTGAATGTAGAAGATGAGGTGTGCGAGCATTTCTTTAAGGAAATTGCGTTTGATGTTGTTGTGCATTGTGCAGCGCAAACGAGTGTTCAAAAATCAATGCAAGAACCAGTGAAGGATATATTGACGAACATTATCGGGCTTAGTCAGATGCTTTTCTTATCGTCAAAATATAAGGTAAAGCATTTTGTTTTTGCTTCATCAGCGGCTGTTTATGGAGATAGTCATTATCCGCCACTAGAAGAAACAGATATAAGTGAACCCATTTCTATGTATGGGCTAAATAAAAGCATTGGGGAAACATATTGCGAAAAATGGCAAAAGGATTATGGCTTGCCAACATTAATTTACAGATTTGCGAATGTATTTGGTCCAAGGCAATATATGCAGGGAGAAGCGGCTGTTATTCCTAGTATGCTAAAAAGCAGTATGGAAGGAAAACCCTTTACGATTTATGGAGATGGGGAACAGACACGTGATTTCGTTTATGTGGATGATATTGCAGATGTGATTTATGCTGGTGTTCAAGCGAAATTACAAGGAATTTATAATGTATCAACAAATGAGGCATGGTCAATTCATCAAGTAATTTTATTACTACAGCATTTAAACCATCCATTAGAAATACAATATGCTCCTGCAAGAGAAGGTGATATCGAGCATTCGTTTTTAAACAATGAAAAGCTTGCAAATGCAATAGGATGGAAGCCTAAGATTTCCTTTGCAGAAGGCATAGAGCGTACATTGCAGGCATTACAAAATGAAAAAATAGTGGAAATTTAA
- a CDS encoding ArsR/SmtB family transcription factor, giving the protein MEPSQIYKALSNDTRRQILLWLKNPEEFFDEKLYLQQGISFQVGVCVRDIQLKAGLAQSVISNYLLTMQQAGLLQSERIGKWTYYRRNEKTIQEFREYIQKEL; this is encoded by the coding sequence ATGGAACCTTCACAAATTTATAAAGCATTATCAAACGATACAAGACGTCAAATATTATTATGGTTAAAGAATCCAGAGGAATTTTTTGATGAAAAACTTTATTTACAACAAGGGATTAGTTTTCAAGTTGGAGTATGTGTAAGAGATATTCAATTAAAAGCAGGACTAGCTCAATCGGTTATCTCTAATTATTTATTAACTATGCAACAAGCTGGATTATTACAATCCGAACGTATTGGAAAGTGGACTTATTATCGTAGGAATGAGAAAACCATACAAGAATTTCGAGAGTACATTCAAAAAGAATTATAA
- a CDS encoding ABC transporter ATP-binding protein gives MDIQNIIVSHDNTRNHLDGVSTMIQKGKITTIIGPNGCGKSTLLSVMSRNNMPKSGNVSLENKDLLHYKSKEFAKKLAIVYQQNEIPKDLTIEKLVSFGRLPYQTILKRNHEEDAKAIEWALACTNLLEKRNTDLEALSGGERQRVWIAMALAQQSEILCLDEPTTYLDIFYQIELLELVKALNKEHGFTIVMVLHDINQAIRYSDHIILMKAGQIVAEGAPREVITREVIKEVYGVEAVFYEDKQLGFYMVPLGI, from the coding sequence ATGGACATACAAAATATTATCGTATCACATGATAATACTCGAAATCATTTAGATGGTGTATCAACAATGATTCAAAAGGGAAAAATCACGACGATTATAGGTCCAAATGGCTGCGGAAAATCAACATTATTAAGTGTTATGTCACGCAATAATATGCCAAAGTCAGGGAATGTATCGTTAGAAAACAAGGATTTGCTGCATTATAAATCAAAAGAGTTTGCTAAAAAATTAGCTATTGTTTATCAGCAAAATGAAATTCCAAAGGATTTAACAATTGAAAAATTAGTAAGCTTTGGACGTCTTCCATATCAAACAATACTGAAAAGAAATCACGAGGAGGACGCTAAAGCTATTGAATGGGCACTTGCTTGTACAAATTTACTTGAAAAACGCAATACCGATTTAGAGGCACTATCAGGTGGAGAGCGTCAGAGAGTATGGATTGCCATGGCTTTAGCACAGCAATCTGAAATTTTATGCTTGGATGAGCCAACAACCTATTTAGATATTTTCTATCAAATTGAATTATTAGAGCTTGTAAAAGCATTAAATAAGGAACATGGCTTCACAATTGTTATGGTTCTTCATGATATTAATCAGGCAATTCGTTATAGCGACCATATTATCCTAATGAAGGCAGGACAAATAGTAGCTGAGGGAGCACCAAGAGAGGTCATCACAAGGGAAGTTATTAAAGAGGTGTATGGGGTTGAGGCGGTTTTTTACGAGGATAAGCAGCTTGGATTCTACATGGTTCCCCTTGGTATTTAA
- a CDS encoding FecCD family ABC transporter permease has translation MTKKIVSFSIVIVLLLVSAVYAATTGSIKMGFFEFIAALFEDGNNQMEAIRDLRFPRIIVALFAGAALSVSGVLLQSVMRNPLADAGVIGISSGAAFVQLFIISFFPALFFMTPVLAFIGGAFACALVFALSWKSGLSPLKLILVGIAINAMFTGLTEAFISLGGSLNTSVSGVIGSNLTMRTWKDVSTIVTYGTVGLIAAFALYSWCNLLVLQDKTAKSLGFPVARARLIIAAVAVLLSAVSVVVAGVISFVGLLVPHIARRLVGHDHKVLIPFTALAGALLILVADTIGRTIVAPIEVPASTIMAIIGGPFLIFLLRKE, from the coding sequence ATGACAAAAAAAATAGTTAGTTTTTCAATTGTAATTGTATTATTACTTGTTTCAGCGGTTTATGCAGCGACAACAGGTAGCATTAAGATGGGCTTTTTCGAATTTATTGCGGCATTGTTTGAGGATGGAAATAATCAAATGGAAGCTATTCGGGATTTACGATTTCCACGCATTATCGTTGCCCTGTTTGCCGGAGCGGCATTATCTGTTTCAGGGGTCCTGTTACAATCTGTGATGCGCAATCCATTAGCAGATGCCGGCGTTATCGGTATATCTTCAGGGGCAGCGTTTGTACAGCTCTTTATAATTTCCTTCTTTCCCGCATTATTTTTCATGACGCCTGTATTAGCCTTTATAGGTGGGGCATTTGCCTGTGCACTTGTATTTGCGCTGTCATGGAAATCAGGGTTAAGTCCTTTAAAACTCATTTTAGTTGGGATTGCGATTAATGCTATGTTTACAGGACTAACAGAGGCATTTATAAGTCTAGGTGGCTCTTTAAATACGTCAGTCTCGGGTGTTATTGGCTCTAACCTAACGATGCGTACATGGAAAGATGTTTCGACAATTGTTACATATGGTACTGTGGGATTAATAGCAGCTTTCGCGCTGTATAGTTGGTGTAATCTCCTTGTCTTACAAGATAAAACAGCGAAAAGCTTAGGCTTTCCTGTTGCACGTGCTCGACTAATCATTGCTGCTGTAGCAGTATTACTATCGGCAGTTTCTGTTGTCGTAGCGGGCGTTATTTCATTTGTTGGTTTGTTGGTACCACATATTGCACGACGTTTAGTTGGACATGATCATAAAGTGCTGATTCCCTTTACAGCATTAGCTGGAGCATTACTGATATTAGTGGCTGATACGATTGGGCGTACAATAGTAGCTCCCATTGAAGTACCAGCTTCAACCATTATGGCAATTATCGGTGGACCGTTCTTAATATTCCTATTACGAAAAGAGTGA
- a CDS encoding YceI family protein, with protein sequence MAKWNIDLGHSAINFQVKHMMVSKVKGVFDSYTADIEAADLADLTTANISFTIDATSINTRSEDRDNHLKAADFFDTETYPTIIFKSTNITKKSADQYALTGDLTIKDVTKPVTFETEFNGKGTNPWGQEVYGFEAETTINREEFGLTWNAALETGGVLVGKDIKVTVELEVNPA encoded by the coding sequence ATGGCAAAATGGAATATTGATTTAGGACATTCAGCAATTAATTTTCAAGTAAAGCACATGATGGTATCAAAAGTAAAAGGTGTATTTGATAGCTATACAGCAGATATTGAAGCAGCAGATCTTGCAGATTTAACAACAGCAAACATTAGCTTCACAATTGATGCAACAAGCATTAATACACGTAGTGAAGATCGTGACAATCACTTAAAAGCGGCAGATTTCTTTGATACAGAAACATATCCAACGATTATATTTAAATCAACAAATATTACTAAAAAATCAGCTGATCAATACGCACTTACTGGTGATTTAACAATTAAAGATGTAACAAAACCGGTAACTTTCGAAACTGAATTTAATGGAAAAGGGACAAATCCATGGGGCCAAGAAGTCTATGGTTTTGAAGCTGAAACAACAATTAATCGTGAGGAATTTGGTCTTACTTGGAATGCTGCATTGGAAACAGGTGGCGTGTTAGTTGGTAAAGATATTAAAGTGACAGTTGAATTAGAAGTTAATCCTGCATAA
- the srtB gene encoding class B sortase — MKKWTSKLLTIVYLTIFLFSGFSLAKYLYTYYETSKSLEEVQTIYESSLAAHEKVTKEEKTVDPLSPYTIRPQFDELLAVNKNIVGWISIDGTKLNNPILQSNNNDFYLNHNFKDRESRAGSVFMDYRNDVQAINRNTILYGHAMKNDTMFGSLKNYLKQDYADQFPIIYLDTLYEGYDIEVFAAYETTIDFYYIETEFDSNEAFQTFLHDIQARSAIDMNVDVSPEDKILTLSTCKDAVLSDDHRFVVQGKLVKR, encoded by the coding sequence ATGAAAAAATGGACTTCTAAGTTATTAACAATTGTATATTTAACTATATTTCTATTTTCTGGATTTTCTTTAGCAAAGTATTTATATACGTATTATGAAACCTCTAAATCTCTGGAAGAAGTACAAACGATTTATGAATCTTCATTGGCTGCTCATGAGAAAGTAACTAAAGAAGAAAAGACTGTGGATCCTCTATCGCCCTATACTATTCGACCACAATTTGATGAGTTGCTTGCTGTTAATAAAAATATCGTTGGATGGATTTCTATCGATGGTACAAAATTAAATAACCCCATTCTTCAAAGTAACAACAATGATTTTTATTTAAATCATAATTTTAAAGATAGAGAAAGCCGTGCGGGGAGTGTCTTTATGGATTACCGCAATGATGTACAGGCTATCAATCGAAATACTATTTTGTATGGCCATGCTATGAAGAATGACACAATGTTTGGCAGTCTAAAAAATTATTTAAAGCAGGACTATGCAGATCAATTTCCTATTATTTACTTAGACACATTATATGAAGGATACGATATTGAAGTCTTCGCTGCTTATGAGACAACCATTGATTTTTATTATATTGAAACAGAATTTGATAGCAATGAGGCTTTTCAAACATTTTTACATGATATTCAAGCACGATCTGCCATTGATATGAATGTAGATGTTAGTCCAGAGGATAAAATACTAACTTTATCTACATGTAAAGATGCTGTCTTAAGTGATGATCACCGTTTTGTTGTTCAAGGTAAATTAGTAAAACGCTGA